Proteins encoded by one window of Seriola aureovittata isolate HTS-2021-v1 ecotype China chromosome 4, ASM2101889v1, whole genome shotgun sequence:
- the LOC130167280 gene encoding protein sel-1 homolog 3: protein MDFYTLYKYVCHLFCLSMQIVWGLDKVTLLNPPEEPLPDHNLEILYSCDEPAAVQLDCIVSFDTGIISTLLLRQWSCVPGDPEIRTVELNLPDWLVYQADGIVPESQWVLSCVLRASVRYSGFDDTEVSITAQDVAALQPKPFFSRPVKQHQLCLSWSTEMLQLTQQFLKRQCPMEQETVHLLSSIYASTGENFGITKTLDPYSSEVLEYLRIKAISFPWCLISIWIFVTTHCQESMCGVFHHIDSHNNYVTPAVFLTNSGQLHIQVNGESEESSAFLSPFKVPLSEWCQLSLMLQGQTVTVSMVCVDQEQRTVRSTEHLLRHTLILDDTEGYFVIGGGKYIRGVEGYFGPVVYYRSKISPHSMSEPVIPDVIKDVNLTRWLHSCQEFHLELNMKISGYSLKAKQRTESESCFDAFHKWVIKDRPSLNSQCEQWEAIVPHRRQAAKLSKLFAFKHGGRRVSLPAVGRALYSLSLHKLGRASSTGVIREVLPLLLQAGCLADNRALHMSSVLYSTGMGVRKQPYKAWLLALLAAQKDDRLALLHLGHLHHRGLHGLPTDQDLAYVYYANIAKQTTLDRHNPTPEQTFVEAVYLNNDELLNLQTNEDHHIFQWLKLQARRGVAEAEQAIARMLFWGQQGVSPDIQKAVRHYERGAVQWGDPVSMYDYGIVLLQGHGVEKDIPKAVTFLQKAMDQGFVPAISALAWYYEQFEQDYKQAVQLWEKADLLESPDAALNLGVIYSQGLYPGKAADEYMAYKYYLRSAERGNIRGALHLADSWTTGIPGRVNRRPSDAVLWVKWAAEHNGYLGSVLRKALDSYLKSDMFSSLLYFIVAAELGYAAAQFNVAYLCEQNTGSFLDPAFASRCMLRYYNLTIQSQNPDTNALIRMGDLLYEGQVDGQKNLFSAAEMYKLAALRNKPQGWYNLGLLAEEGFRLPLSILTDLGLSELYLADNNLLLSALYRRCRDSEDTDSYLPCSLALFNVYLQSFQKDYSAIIKFSAAVAAVAAPTIFLIVLGVLRGRVLSLS, encoded by the exons ATGGATTTCTATACACTGTATAAATATGTCTGTCATCTGTTTTGCCTCAGTATGCAG ATTGTCTGGGGTTTAGACAAGGTGACACTCCTGAATCCTCCAGAGGAGCCTCTGCCGGACCATAATTTGGAAATACTTTACTCTTGTGATGAGCCTGCTGCAGTACAGCTGGACTGTATTGTATCCTTTGACACTGGCATCATTTCCACCCTCCTGCTAAGACAGTGGAGCTGCGTCCCCGGTGACCCTGAAATAAGGACTGTGGAGCTGAACCTGCCGGACTGGTTGGTGTATCAAGCTGATGGGATTGTTCCAGAGTCTCAGTGGGTGCTGAGTTGTGTCCTTCGAGCCTCGGTCAGATACAGTGGATTTGATGACACTGAGGTGTCTATCACAGCTCAGGATGTGGCAGCTCTGCAGCCTAAGCCCTTCTTTAGTCGACCTGTCAAACAGCATCAACTCTGCCTTAGCTGGAGTACAGAAATGCTGCAATTAACGCAACAGTTTTTAAAGAGACAATGCCCTATGGAGCAAG AAACGGTGCATTTGCTGTCTTCAATTTATGCTTCAACTGGAGAAAACTTTGGTATCACAAAGACCCTGGACCCTTACAGCAGTGAGGTTCTGGAGTATTTGCGTATTAAAGCCATCTCTTTCCCATG GTGTTTGATCTCTATCTGGATATTTGTGACCACACACTGCCAGGAAAGTATGTGTGGCGTGTTTCATCATATCGACTCTCATAATAACTACGTCACACCAGCAGTGTTCCTCACAAATTCAG GCCAGCTACACATCCAGGTGAATGGAGAGTCTGAGGAATCCTCTGCATTCCTCTCTCCATTCAAGGTGCCTTTGAGTGAGTGGTGCCAACTCAGTTTGATGTTGCAGGGTCAAACA GTGACTGTCTCCATGGTGTGTGTGGATCAGGAGCAGAGAACGGTTCGATCTACAGAACATTT GCTGAGACATACTCTCATCCTGGATGACACAGAGGGATATTTTGTGATTGGAGGAGGAAAATATATAAGAGGTGTGGAAGGGTATTTTGGACCAGTGGTTTACTACCGCAGCAAAATATCACCTCACAGCATG TCTGAGCCTGTTATTCCAGATGTTATTAAGGATGTGAACCTCACTCGATGGCTGCACAGCTGTCAAGAGTTTCATCTTGAGTTGAACATGAAAATCAGCGGCTACTCTCTCAAGGCCAAACAGAGGACAGAATCTG agagcTGTTTTGATGCCTTCCATAAGTGGGTGATAAAGGACAGACCATCATTAAATTCACAGTGTGAACAGTGGGAGGCAATTGTCCCTCACAGAAGACAAGCTGCAAAACTGTCCAAGTTATTTGCTTTCAAACATG GAGGAAGAAGGGTTAGTCTGCCAGCTGTGGGCAGAGCACTGTACTCCCTATCACTTCATAAGCTGGGCAGAGCGAGCAGCACTGGAGTGATCAGAGAAGTGTTACCACTGCTGCTTCAAGCTGGCTGCTTAGCTGATAACAGAGCTCTGCACATGTCATCGGTGCTCTACAGCACTGGCATGGGAGTGAGGAAACAGCCctataag GCTTGGCTACTTGCCCTGCTGGCAGCCCAGAAGGATGATCGATTAGCACTTCTGCATCTTGGGCACCTGCACCACCGAGGGCTTCACGGTCTCCCCACAGACCAAGACCTGGCCTATGTATATTATGCAAACATTGCTAAACAGACAACTTTAGACCGTCATAATCCCACACCAGAGCAG acatttgttGAGGCTGTCTACCTGAACAATGATGAGCTGCTGAATCTCCAGACAAATGAAGACCATCATATCTTCCAGTGGCTAAAACTGCAGGCACGCAGGGGAGTAGCTGAAGCTGAG CAAGCAATTGCCCGCATGCTGTTCTGGGGTCAGCAGGGAGTGTCTCCAGACATCCAAAAGGCTGTGAGACACTACGAAAGGGGAGCTGTCCAATGGGGGGACCCAGTGTCAATGTATGACTACGGCATAGTTCTACTGCAG GGACATGGGGTTGAAAAGGACATTCCAAAAGCTGTCACTTTCCTCCAGAAAGCGATGGACCAG GGTTTTGTTCCTGCAATCAGTGCCCTGGCCTGGTACTATGAGCAGTTTGAACAGGACTACAAGCAGGCAGTGCAGCTATGGGAAAAAGCTGATCTCCTCGAGAGTCCAGATGCTGCTTTGAATCTTGGTGTCATATACTCACAGGGTCTGTATCCAGGAAAAGCTGCTGACGAG TATATGGCCTATAAGTACTATCTGAGGTCAGCAGAAAGAGGGAACATCAGGGGGGCACTTCACCTCGCAGACAGCTGGACCACTGGGATACCTGGCCGTGTCAATAGACGTCCATCAGATGCTGTTTT GTGGGTAAAGTGGGCAGCTGAGCACAACGGATACCTGGGCAGTGTCTTACGGAAAGCCTTGGATTCATATCTCAAGAGTGACAT GTTCAGCtcacttttatatttcatagtGGCTGCTGAGTTGGGGTATGCCGCCGCACAGTTCAATGTGGCATATCTCTGTGAACAAAATACA GGAAGTTTCCTGGATCCGGCTTTTGCATCACGCTGTATGTTGAGATATTACAACCTGACAATCCAGAGCCAAAATCCTGACACTAATG CCTTGATTAGGATGGGTGACCTGTTGTATGAGGGGCAGGTTGACGGGCAGAAGAActtgttttctgcagcagagatgTACAAACTGGCAGCACTACGGAACAAGCCACAg GGATGGTACAACCTTGGCCTCCTTGCTGAAGAGGGTTTCAGGCTGCCGCTGTCAATACTGACTGACCTGGGCCTCTCAGAGCTGTACTTAGCAGACAACAATTTGCTTCTAAGTGCTTTGTATAGAAG ATGCAGAGACTCAGAAGACACAGATTCCTACTTGCCTTGCAGCCTTGCCCTCTTCAATGTGTATCTTCAGTCATTCCAAAAAGACTATAGTGCTATTATTAAG ttctctgctgctgttgctgcggTTGCAGCTCCAACGATATTCCTAATCGTCCTTGGTGTACTCAGGGGACGTGTCCTGTCTCTCAGCTAG